The genomic window CAATATGCGTTTAGGAAATGATGCTATTGCCTTAAAAAACATTAAACTTTTACTTAAAAACACGGATTTAGATAAGCAGACTTTTGCCGATGCAAATGCTCTTTTAGCCGAAGCTTTTTTAAATATAGAAGAAAAGGACAGTGCAGTTGCCAAGTTGCGAATTGCAGAGCAGTTCACAAAAAAGAATGAAGAGCGTGCGAGATACCGTTTTATTCTTGGACAAATGTATCAAGAACAAGGAAAACGTGACAGTGCAATTTATTTTTATGATGGTGTAATCGATTTGAATCGAAAAGCAGATCGTAAATATATGATGCATGCTTACGCTAAAAAGGCACAGATGTATGACTATGAAAAAGACAATGATACCATCTTTTTAAAAACATTCAATAAACTGGTAAAAGATCGGGAGAACCGTCCTTATTATGATGTTCTTTTTTATGAAATGGGAGTTTTTTACGATAAAAAGAAAGATCAGGAAAATGCTTTAAAATTTTATAATAAATCTTTAGGAAGAAAGTCTAAAGATCCATATTTAATGGCTTCGGCATACAGAAACATTGGAAATATGTATTTTAAAAATACAAACTATACAATGGCGGCGAAGTATTATGACAGCACATTGGTAAAACTTGATTCGAAAACCAGAGAATATGCTTTCATAGAAAAAAACAGAAAAAATCTCGACAATGTAATTAAATACGAAGCCGTTGCAAAACGAAACGATAGTATTATTAAGGTATTTAATATGCCTCCGACAGAGAAAAAAGTTTATTTTGAAAATTATATTGCAGAGCTAAAAAAGAAAGACGAAGCAAAACGACTTGTAGAAGAAAAAGAAAAAGAACGATTAGCCAATATTGATTTAAATTCAAGAGCAGAAGTTTCAGGAAGCGGAGCTGTAAATCCGCAGTCTTTGGGACAGCAACTAGATTCAGACGGTATCGGAATGCCAATGGGAAGTAATGACAATGCCAGCACATTTTATTTTTATAATCCAACCACTGTAGCATACGGAAAACTGCAGTTTAAAAAAATGTGGGGAAGCAGAACATTAGGCAGTTACTGGAGATTGGCAGGAATTAAAGATGCCAACAATGCTGCAATGAATGACACAATTACTAATCAAGATAGTAATAATGTCTTAAAAGATACAGTTGTTGCAGAAAAATATACCGTTGCATTTTATGTAAAACAGCTTCCTACATCACAGCCAGCTATCGACAGTATTGGTATAGAACGTAATTTTGCTTACTATCAATTAGGACTTATATATAAGGAGAAATTTAAAGAATACAGTTTGGCCAGCGATAAGTTAGAACAATTATTGCGCAACAATCCAGAAGAAAAACTGGTATTGCCGTCTATGTATAATTTGTATAAAATTTACCAAATTACAAATCCGCAGAAAGCAGAAGCGATAAAAGCTGAAATTTCATCTAAATATCCAAATTCAAGATACGCTCAGATTTTAAATAACAAGGAAGACGACCCTAATTCTAGTCCAGATAAAGAATACCAAAAATGGTATAAACTGTTTCAAGAAGAAAAATTTGATGAAGTTTTAGCGAATATTGATAATTTGATTAATCAGTATTCTGGAGATGATATCGTTTCTAAGTATGAATTATTAAAAGCCAATACTTTAGGAAAGGTAAATGGCTTAGAAGCCTATAAAAAAGGACTTGAAAATGTAGCAGATAATTATCCGAATAGTGAAGAGGGTAAAAATGCAAGAGAAATTCTAGAGAAACAAGTGCCGGCTTTAGAAAGATTAAATTTTACTACAGCAGACAACAAAAGCTGGAAAATTTTATATGCAGTTCCTAATAACGATACTAAAACGCTTAAACAAATTGAAGAAGCGATTAGAGTATTTTTATTAGTTGAAAATTTTGAGAGATTAACAACTTCTTTTGATAAATACAATCAATCTGAAAGTTTTGTAATTATTCATGGTTTGAAATCTGAAGCGTATGCCAAAGATGTTGCGGGAGTTTTGAGAGAGGATAAGAAATATAAAATTGCACATCCCGCAGTTATTATATCAACGGATAATTACAAAGTGGTTCAAATTAAAAAGAACCTCGAAGCCTACTTGACCCCAAAAACCCCATAATAATGTTTGAAAAAGTAAAAAAAAGCGGCACAGAGCAATTAGGAAAAACAAATCGTATTGTAGAAGGAACATCAATAGTAGGAGACATAGTCTCGAAAGCCGATTTCAGATTAGACGGCGAACTGATTGGAAATTTTACTTCACAAGGAAAAATTGTAATAGGAGCCAAAGGATCAGTCAAAGGAGAGATTATTTGTAATAATGCAGACATTGAAGGAGAATTTCATGGAAAAATAAAAGTTCTTGAAATCCTTAATATTAAATCGACTGCTCAAATACATGGAGAAGTAGCAGTAGGAAAACTTTCTATAGAACCTGGCGCTGATTTCACTGCAACCTGCACCATGCTGGCTCACTCAAACCAAGTAATAATGTTAGAAGATGGAAAAGGAGCCGAATAATAATAGGAGAAATAAATGGCTTGCATTTATTAATATTCCTTTTCAAATGGGAGTAATTATCTTTGTATTCTCATACTTTGGAACTTGGCTTGACGAAAATCATCCAAGTCCCAAAGTATATTACAACACCATTTTTGTTATGCTTGGAGTTGGAGTCGCATTATATAATGTAATTCGCCAGGTAAACGATATTAATAAGACAAAGTAGTTTTTAGTAAAACAGCTTAAGATAAAAGTTGCATCTTTGCGCAAAAATTATCTCAAATGCTTTTAAAAAATTACAAACCGGTATTTTATTTATTTTGTCTTGCTTTAACAGCTTACCTTTTACATAAAGCAATTTTCTACTTTTGCGAAATTAATATTCAAAACTTTCATTACAGTTTAGAATTACAATATTTATTCTTCTTCGGAATTTCGGCTTTTTTATACCTTATATTATTAATAGTAAAAGAGAAAAATTTTGAAATCGTCGGCATGACCTTTTTATTTGGAACTTTTGCACAAATGTTATTAGGATATTTAATCCTGCAGCCAATTTTAAAAATCAAAACCGGAGAAACCGATGTTGAAAAGATTAGTTTTTTTATAACATTTGTGTTGTTTTTGTTATTTCAGACGCTTTTAACTGTCCGATTATTAAATGAAAAGCGTTAAAATAACAATTCTTTAAAACAAGGTTTAAAAATAATTTTTCATATCCTTTTGAATATTAATAAAAAATGTACCTTTGCACCAAATTTTAGAAACGTAAAAAAATAAGATTTTCCACGATATGGTGATTTCAAACAAACCGCTCAGCTTTATTCTTGCCGCTTTTGTAGCTTCTCTACCAATTATGGGTTTTGCAAATCCAGAGAATGACACAACGCATGTTCAAACTGAAACAGCTCATGAAGAGAAAGTAGTTTCACACAATGCCCCTGAGGAAGGAGAGCATGCTGCTCTTGATCCAAAAGCAAAAGTGGACGCTTTTATTGATCATCACTTACAAGATTCTCACGATTTTGTTTTCTTCTCAGATGAGAAAGAAAATAAACATTATGGTTTTTCATTACCAGTTATACTTATTGATGGAGGATTGAAAATTTTCTCTTCTTCAAAATTACACCACGGTGAAGCAGTTGCAGAAGTTGACGGAAACTTTTACAAATTAGTTCACGGTAAAATTTACAAAACTGATGCTGCCGGTACAATTAACTTTAACGAGCACGGACATCCAGAAAATGAAAAACCATTAGATTTTTCTATTACAAAAAATGTAGTGTCAATGCTTTTCGTTGCAGTGCTGTTATTTTTAATGTTTACTGCTTTAGCAAGATCATATAAAAAAGGACCAATCCCAACTGGATTTGGTAGAGTTTTAGAACCACTTATTATTTTTATTAGAGACGAAATCGCTGTTCCTAATATTGGTGAGAAAAAATACCGTAAATACATGGGTTACCTATTAACTGTATTTTTCTTTGTTTGGTTGTTAAACTTATTAGGAATGACTCCACTAGGAATTAACGTTACAGGTAATATCGCTATTACAGTTTGTTTAGCAGCATTTACTTTCATCATTACACAATTTAGTGCAAACAAAGATTATTGGGGGCACATTTTCTGGATGCCTGGAGTACCAGTTCCAATGAAAATTATTTTAGCTCCGATTGAAGTTTTAGGAACACTAACAAAACCATTTGCATTATTAATTCGTTTGTATGCAAATATTACTGCAGGTCACGTAGTAATTATGAGTTTGATTGCTATGATTTTCGTAGGTAAAAATTTAGCAGCAGATTTGCCAATCTCATTAGGTTTAACATTGTTTATCTCTGTTATTGAAGTTTTAGTTGCATTTTTACAAGCGTTTATCTTCACGATGTTATCATCACTATTTATTGGTATGGCTGTTCAAGATCATGATCATGCTCACCACCACGAAGACGAAACAGCAATTATTTAATTTAGAAGTTTAATTTTATATATATAAATACTTATGGGAACAATTCCAACTTTAGTAGGTGCAGGTTTAGTAGTAATCGGTGCAGGTTTAGGTTTAGGTAAAATCGGTGGATCTGCTATGGACGCTATTGCTCGTCAACCAGAAGCTGCTGGTAAAATTCAAACTGCGATGATTATTATCGCGGCTTTATTAGAAGGTTTAGCATTCGCTGCTTTAATCTTAGGAAAATAATAAAGAGAGAAATAACAGCATCTTTAACGGTTGGTTAAAGATGTTGTTACTTTTAAAAAAGAAATTAAATATTTAATATAGTTATAAAATGGATAAGTTAATTAACGATTTTTCATTCGGTCTATTCTTTTGGCAAGCTTTAATCTTGTTAGTATTAATTTTACTTTTGGTGAAATTTGCATGGAAACCAATTATGGAGTCTATTACTGCAAGAGAAGAAGGTATTAAAAATGCATTGCTTTCTGCTGAAAATGCAAAGAGAGAAATGGAAAATTTACAAGCTGACAATCAAAGAATTTTGAATGAAGCTCGTGCAGAACGTGACGCGATGCTAAAAGAAGCTCGTGAAATGAAAGAGAAAATGATTGCTGATTCTAAAAACGAAGCACAAGAAGCTGGTCGAAAAATGATCGAGCAGGCTAAAGCTGCTATCGAAAGTGAAAAGAATGCTGCAATGGCAGAATTGAAATCTCAAGTTTCAACTCTATCATTAAGTATTGCTGAGAAATTATTGAAAGAAGAATTATCTAACAAAGAATCTCAAACTAAATTAGTTGAGAAAATGTTAGGTGACGTAAAGTTAAACTAAGATTATGGCAAGTACAAGAGCAGCAATTCGTTATGCAAAAGCAATTCTAGACTTAGCAAACTCTAAAGGTGTTGCCGAAGCTGTCAATAACGATATGAAATCAATTGCAGCAGCAATCGATACTAATACAGAATTGAGTACCTTTATCCAAAACCCAACAACAAAAGTTGAAGTTAAAGAAAGTGCTCTACTAGAAGTTTTCGCAGATGTAAATGGAGTAACAAAAGGATTATTTCATTTATTATTTGAAAACAAAAGATTTGAAATTCTGAATGCAATCGCATTAGAATACAATAAATTGTTTGATGAAAGTAATGGTGTTGAAGTAGCGAAAGTTACAACTGCCATTCCGATGGATGCTGCTTTAGAAGCTAAGGTTTTAGCAAAAGTTGCAACTTTATCAGATAAAAAAATTACAATTGAAAATATAGTAGATCCTTCAATTATTGGTGGATTTATTTTAAGAATAGGCGATAATCAATACAACGCTTCTGTTGCAAACAGATTACAAGTATTAAAAAGAGAGTTAAGTAATTAGTTTTTATAACACAAAAAGTGTCTAAATTATAAATTAAGATGGCGGAAATCAAACCTGCTGAAATTTCAGCAATATTAAGAAAGCAAGTAGAAGGTTTTGAATCTGGTGCTACGCTAGAGGAAGTAGGAACAGTACTTCAAGTTGGAGACGGTATTGCTCGTGTTTACGGGCTGTCTAATGTACAATATGGAGAGTTAGTAGAATTTGATAACGGTATGGAAGGTATCGTATTGAATCTTGAAGAGGATAATGTTGGGGTTGTACTTTTAGGACCATCAACTGGACTTAAAGAAGGATCTACTGCAAAAAGAACTCAACGTATTGCTTCTCTTAAAGTAGGTGAGCAAATGGTAGGACGTGTTGTTAATACTCTTGGTTTTCCAATTGACGGAAAAGGACCAATCGGTGGAGATTTATACGAAATGCCTTTAGAAAGAAAAGCACCTGGTGTTATCTTCCGTCAGCCGGTAACTGAGCCATTACAAACAGGTGTAAAAGCTGTTGATGCTATGATCCCAGTTGGTCGTGGACAACGTGAGCTTGTTATTGGTGACCGTCAAACAGGTAAATCAACTGTTTGTATCGATACAATCTTAAATCAAAAAGAATTTTACGATGCAGGAAAACCTGTATTCTGTATATATGTTGCAATTGGGCAAAAAGCGTCAACTGTAGCAGGAATCGCTAAAATGTTAGAAGAAAAAGGGGCAATGGCTTACACAGTTATCGTTGCTGCAAATGCTTCTGATCCAGCTCCAATGCAAGTTTACGCTCCATTCGCTGGTGCTGCAATTGGAGAATACTTTAGAGATTCTGGTCGTCCAGCTCTTATCGTTTATGATGATTTATCTAAACAAGCTGTTGCTTACCGTGAGGTTTCTCTTTTATTAAGAAGACCACCGGGACGTGAGGCTTACCCTGGAGACGTTTTCTACTTACACTCTCGTCTATTAGAGCGTGCTTGTAAAGTAATCGCTGATGATGGTATCGCTAAAAATATGAACGATTTACCAGATTCTATCAAATCTATCGTAAAAGGTGGTGGTTCATTAACTGCTTTACCAATTATCGAAACTCAAGCTGGTGACGTTTCTGCATATATCCCAACAAACGTAATTTCGATTACAGATGGTCAGATTTTCCTTGATGGAGATTTGTTCAACTCTGGGGTTCGTCCTGCAATTAACGTAGGTATCTCTGTATCTCGTGTTGGAGGTAATGCTCAAATTAAATCTATGAAAAAAGTTTCTGGAACTTTAAAATTAGACCAAGCTCAATTCCGTGAATTAGAAGCTTTCGCTAAATTTGGTTCTGACTTAGATTCTGTTACTTTAAACGTAATTGAAAAAGGAAAAAGAAACGTTGAGATCTTAAAACAAGGTTTAAATGATCCTTATACAGTTGAAAACCAAGTAGCTATTATCTACGCTGGTTCTAAAAACTTATTAAGAAACGTTCCTGTAGAAAAAGTAAAAGAATTTGAAGCTGATTTCTTAGCTTACTTAAACAGTAAACATAAAGATACGCTTAACGCGTTGAAAGGTGGTAAATTAGATGACACTATTACAGATGTTATCGAAAAAGCAGCAAAAGAAATTTCAGCAAAATATAACTAATAAGATAATAAGTAAATTAGATAATTAGAGTTAATTCTAATTATCTAATTTTCAAATTGTCACATTTTCTAATTAATAGATGGCAAATTTAAAGGAAATCCGTAATAGAATTACTTCCGTTTCATCGACGATGCAGATTACATCGGCTATGAAAATGGTTTCTGCTGCAAAGCTTAAGAAAGCACAAGATGCAATCACTGCAATGCGTCCTTATGCCGAGAAATTAACGGAGTTATTGCAAGATCTTTCTGCGACACTTGAAGGTGAAGTAGGAGGAGATTACACAACACAACGTGAAGTAAAAAAAGTATTGCTTGTAGCTATAACTTCTAACAGAGGTTTATGTGGTGCATTCAATTCAAACATTATTAAAGAGATTAAAAACCGTACAGAGTTTTATGCTGGAAAGCAAGTTGATGTTTTTGCTATTGGTAAAAAAGGAAATGATGCTTTAAGCAAAACTCATAAAGTTCACGGTCATCATAATGCAATTTTTGATCATTTAACTTTTGAAAATGTTGCAGGAATTGCAGATAATTTGACTGAGAAATTTTTATCTGGAGAATACGATAGAATTGAGTTAATTTACAATCAGTTTAAAAATGCTGCGACTCAAATTGTTCAAACAGAACAGTTTTTACCGTTAGCACCTATTAAAACAGATGTGGCAGTTTCTACAGGAGATTATATTTTTGAACCTTCTAAAGAAGAAATTGTTTTAACTTTAATTCCGAAATCTTTAAAAACGCAATTGTATAAAGGTATCCGTGATTCATTTGCTTCTGAGCATGGTGCACGTATGACTGCTATGCACAAAGCAACAGATAATGCAACTGAATTAAGAAACCAATTGAAATTGACTTATAATAAAGCGCGTCAGGCTGCAATTACAAGTGAGATTTTAGAAATCGTTGGTGGAGCAGAAGCTTTAAATGGATAATTTACTCCATAGTATATAAAAAGAAAA from Flavobacterium fluviale includes these protein-coding regions:
- the atpE gene encoding ATP synthase F0 subunit C, producing the protein MGTIPTLVGAGLVVIGAGLGLGKIGGSAMDAIARQPEAAGKIQTAMIIIAALLEGLAFAALILGK
- a CDS encoding F0F1 ATP synthase subunit B — its product is MDKLINDFSFGLFFWQALILLVLILLLVKFAWKPIMESITAREEGIKNALLSAENAKREMENLQADNQRILNEARAERDAMLKEAREMKEKMIADSKNEAQEAGRKMIEQAKAAIESEKNAAMAELKSQVSTLSLSIAEKLLKEELSNKESQTKLVEKMLGDVKLN
- a CDS encoding bactofilin family protein; the encoded protein is MFEKVKKSGTEQLGKTNRIVEGTSIVGDIVSKADFRLDGELIGNFTSQGKIVIGAKGSVKGEIICNNADIEGEFHGKIKVLEILNIKSTAQIHGEVAVGKLSIEPGADFTATCTMLAHSNQVIMLEDGKGAE
- the porW gene encoding type IX secretion system periplasmic lipoprotein PorW/SprE gives rise to the protein MIACSTKKNTFLSRTSHSVGTKYNILYNGGIGLDKGLQSIQANNQDNFWKLLPIEKMQFDENFSEGEKAKNPDFERAETKATKAIQKHSMNIGGRERNSQIDEAYLMLGKARYYDQRFIPAVEAFNYILYKYPNSSNIYTAKIWREKTNMRLGNDAIALKNIKLLLKNTDLDKQTFADANALLAEAFLNIEEKDSAVAKLRIAEQFTKKNEERARYRFILGQMYQEQGKRDSAIYFYDGVIDLNRKADRKYMMHAYAKKAQMYDYEKDNDTIFLKTFNKLVKDRENRPYYDVLFYEMGVFYDKKKDQENALKFYNKSLGRKSKDPYLMASAYRNIGNMYFKNTNYTMAAKYYDSTLVKLDSKTREYAFIEKNRKNLDNVIKYEAVAKRNDSIIKVFNMPPTEKKVYFENYIAELKKKDEAKRLVEEKEKERLANIDLNSRAEVSGSGAVNPQSLGQQLDSDGIGMPMGSNDNASTFYFYNPTTVAYGKLQFKKMWGSRTLGSYWRLAGIKDANNAAMNDTITNQDSNNVLKDTVVAEKYTVAFYVKQLPTSQPAIDSIGIERNFAYYQLGLIYKEKFKEYSLASDKLEQLLRNNPEEKLVLPSMYNLYKIYQITNPQKAEAIKAEISSKYPNSRYAQILNNKEDDPNSSPDKEYQKWYKLFQEEKFDEVLANIDNLINQYSGDDIVSKYELLKANTLGKVNGLEAYKKGLENVADNYPNSEEGKNAREILEKQVPALERLNFTTADNKSWKILYAVPNNDTKTLKQIEEAIRVFLLVENFERLTTSFDKYNQSESFVIIHGLKSEAYAKDVAGVLREDKKYKIAHPAVIISTDNYKVVQIKKNLEAYLTPKTP
- the atpG gene encoding ATP synthase F1 subunit gamma, which produces MANLKEIRNRITSVSSTMQITSAMKMVSAAKLKKAQDAITAMRPYAEKLTELLQDLSATLEGEVGGDYTTQREVKKVLLVAITSNRGLCGAFNSNIIKEIKNRTEFYAGKQVDVFAIGKKGNDALSKTHKVHGHHNAIFDHLTFENVAGIADNLTEKFLSGEYDRIELIYNQFKNAATQIVQTEQFLPLAPIKTDVAVSTGDYIFEPSKEEIVLTLIPKSLKTQLYKGIRDSFASEHGARMTAMHKATDNATELRNQLKLTYNKARQAAITSEILEIVGGAEALNG
- the atpA gene encoding F0F1 ATP synthase subunit alpha, which translates into the protein MAEIKPAEISAILRKQVEGFESGATLEEVGTVLQVGDGIARVYGLSNVQYGELVEFDNGMEGIVLNLEEDNVGVVLLGPSTGLKEGSTAKRTQRIASLKVGEQMVGRVVNTLGFPIDGKGPIGGDLYEMPLERKAPGVIFRQPVTEPLQTGVKAVDAMIPVGRGQRELVIGDRQTGKSTVCIDTILNQKEFYDAGKPVFCIYVAIGQKASTVAGIAKMLEEKGAMAYTVIVAANASDPAPMQVYAPFAGAAIGEYFRDSGRPALIVYDDLSKQAVAYREVSLLLRRPPGREAYPGDVFYLHSRLLERACKVIADDGIAKNMNDLPDSIKSIVKGGGSLTALPIIETQAGDVSAYIPTNVISITDGQIFLDGDLFNSGVRPAINVGISVSRVGGNAQIKSMKKVSGTLKLDQAQFRELEAFAKFGSDLDSVTLNVIEKGKRNVEILKQGLNDPYTVENQVAIIYAGSKNLLRNVPVEKVKEFEADFLAYLNSKHKDTLNALKGGKLDDTITDVIEKAAKEISAKYN
- a CDS encoding AtpZ/AtpI family protein translates to MEKEPNNNRRNKWLAFINIPFQMGVIIFVFSYFGTWLDENHPSPKVYYNTIFVMLGVGVALYNVIRQVNDINKTK
- the atpH gene encoding ATP synthase F1 subunit delta, with amino-acid sequence MASTRAAIRYAKAILDLANSKGVAEAVNNDMKSIAAAIDTNTELSTFIQNPTTKVEVKESALLEVFADVNGVTKGLFHLLFENKRFEILNAIALEYNKLFDESNGVEVAKVTTAIPMDAALEAKVLAKVATLSDKKITIENIVDPSIIGGFILRIGDNQYNASVANRLQVLKRELSN
- the atpB gene encoding F0F1 ATP synthase subunit A, with the protein product MVISNKPLSFILAAFVASLPIMGFANPENDTTHVQTETAHEEKVVSHNAPEEGEHAALDPKAKVDAFIDHHLQDSHDFVFFSDEKENKHYGFSLPVILIDGGLKIFSSSKLHHGEAVAEVDGNFYKLVHGKIYKTDAAGTINFNEHGHPENEKPLDFSITKNVVSMLFVAVLLFLMFTALARSYKKGPIPTGFGRVLEPLIIFIRDEIAVPNIGEKKYRKYMGYLLTVFFFVWLLNLLGMTPLGINVTGNIAITVCLAAFTFIITQFSANKDYWGHIFWMPGVPVPMKIILAPIEVLGTLTKPFALLIRLYANITAGHVVIMSLIAMIFVGKNLAADLPISLGLTLFISVIEVLVAFLQAFIFTMLSSLFIGMAVQDHDHAHHHEDETAII